The following is a genomic window from Thermoplasma sp. Kam2015.
AGAGTTCTTCATTCTTTCCATAATCCACTATGGATACAGATGCGGCAGAGGCTATGCCTACCTTTGATCCAAGATCAGCTTTCTTCTTCACATAGACGTATGGAACCTTCTTGTCTTCACAGAGCGATGGCAGGTAATATACAACCTCAGGTGGGTTTACATCTTCGGCTATAACCACCAACTTGCTCTCGCCTCTCTCTATCGACTTTATAACTTCGTTAGTTCCTTTCTTGACTTTTCCAGTTCTGTATGAACTCTCCACAAGATCCAATGCTTTCTGCGAAACGTCTTCGGGAGTTTCAAACTTCACATAGCTTTTTTCCATATCATTACCTCCTTCATTTCAATCTACGAGCTTTTCCCATATGCCAAACGCATATATATTTTATTTGAAGCGTTATGCATCTGGTTTCAATACCTCGTATGATGCAACGAGATGATGATTAGCAGATATATAACTATTTAGAATGTACTTTTTCGCCAGTTCAGGAAACTTTTATAAATTCAGCTTCCATAAAGGAAAACTGCTTGGCTATTTAAAGCTGGGATAGCCTAGCCTGGTAAGGCGCAGGTCTGGAAAACCTGTGCTCGTTAAGAGCTCGGGAGTTCAAATCTCCCTCCCAGCGCTTCTATTCGATCTCCATAATGTGCGGATATTATGTGGCATGCAACGCCCTTAAATGAATTTGTGAATAATATTGATCGCCATAATTATTATTTATCGTTGTTAATATTCAGATATCTGACCTTATTTTGACTATCTTTTAGTCCTATATTAACTAAGACGTCTAACTATTTCTTAAATACTACCTGCAAATGTATCCTTATGAAAAGATCCTATGTTATCATGGCGGTAGTACTCATACTAATAGTTGCCGGGGTCGGTGGCTACAGTTACTATGAATACAGTGATACGGGTAGAATGGCGATCTCGGTGGCAGATCTACCTATTTCGAATGTATCAGCTGTTTACATCACATTCACCTCGGTGGCGTTGCACAGCAATACCAGCGGATGGCAGAACTTCACCATTGATAAGACCGTTAATATCTACGATCTCACAACAAGCAATGCTTCTCTGCTAACCAATATATCGATCCATGCTGGGAAATACACGATGATACGTCTTTATATCTCAGATGTCAGCGTGAAGATACTTGGAACGAATGTAACATTCAGCCTGAGTGCACCGTTTGCTTTTATAAACCACCCGTTCACAGTTTCTGCACATTCAACAACTGGAATAATAATAGAGTTCGATCTGCATTCAGATCTGAACCTGCAGTCAAAGATCTTCACACCCTATGTGGGCTATGTGGTAAGCTGATTTCTAAAGATCTGATGCAGATTTTTATAGGAAGGTTAGGAGTTTGAGGGAAGCAGTAAAACTCCGACCTTCAGGGAGGAGATACACGGACTTCCCTCAATGGAAATATTTATACTCAATTTACCGTACCTATAGATAGTGATAACAGCCACCAAAGTGAAGCTATATCCAAATGTAAAACAGAAAGTATTACTGGAGAAGCACTTTGGCAGCTGTAGATTCGTATACAATTACTTTCTAAAAAAGAGGGATGAATACTATATAACGCATAAGGATGCTAAAAAATCCTCTTTGAACTATTTAGACACAGCGAACATGCTTATGGAACTTAAGAAGAAGTATCCATGGTTGTACGAAGTTAATTCTCAATCTTTACAGATGTCTCTACGCTTTCTTGATAATGCATTCAAGAACTTCTTCCATAGGAACGCTGAACATCCTAAATTCAAAAAGAAAGGTATTAACGAATACTTTGCAGTACCACAGCACATCAAAATTCAAGGAAACAGGATCTATTTCCCGAAGTTCTCTGAAGGCATATACTTCAAGGGCTCTGAGAAGAAGCTGTCCGAGATTAAAGACATCAACGAGATAATAATAACCAAGGATTCAGGATACTACTACTGCTCCATAATATATGAAAATGAGGAAGAACTACCAGAGAAGAAGCCATTATCAGCAGAGAACTCCGTTGGCATAGATCTCGGAATAGAGAAGTTCGCAACTCTATCGGATGGAACGATGATAGAGAATCCAGGATTCATAAAGAAGGTAGAGAAAAGAATAAAGCGTCTTCAAAAACAGCTATCGAAAAAGGAGAATGGATCGAAGAATAGAAGGAAGCATATACTTAAATTACAGAAGGAGTACA
Proteins encoded in this region:
- the rpl7ae gene encoding 50S ribosomal protein L7Ae, translating into MEKSYVKFETPEDVSQKALDLVESSYRTGKVKKGTNEVIKSIERGESKLVVIAEDVNPPEVVYYLPSLCEDKKVPYVYVKKKADLGSKVGIASAASVSIVDYGKNEELYKSIVSALEQIKK
- a CDS encoding DUF4382 domain-containing protein, which gives rise to MKRSYVIMAVVLILIVAGVGGYSYYEYSDTGRMAISVADLPISNVSAVYITFTSVALHSNTSGWQNFTIDKTVNIYDLTTSNASLLTNISIHAGKYTMIRLYISDVSVKILGTNVTFSLSAPFAFINHPFTVSAHSTTGIIIEFDLHSDLNLQSKIFTPYVGYVVS
- a CDS encoding RNA-guided endonuclease TnpB family protein, with protein sequence MITATKVKLYPNVKQKVLLEKHFGSCRFVYNYFLKKRDEYYITHKDAKKSSLNYLDTANMLMELKKKYPWLYEVNSQSLQMSLRFLDNAFKNFFHRNAEHPKFKKKGINEYFAVPQHIKIQGNRIYFPKFSEGIYFKGSEKKLSEIKDINEIIITKDSGYYYCSIIYENEEELPEKKPLSAENSVGIDLGIEKFATLSDGTMIENPGFIKKVEKRIKRLQKQLSKKENGSKNRRKHILKLQKEY